A single window of Botrytis cinerea B05.10 chromosome 3, complete sequence DNA harbors:
- the Bcmir1 gene encoding Bcmir1 encodes MVGSTGSTKVDAVVQQVAANTPEKLSGFALYSRFALAGAVCCSVTHGGLTPVDVVKTRIQLDPVTYNRGLIGGFRQVIAKEGASALLTGAGPTFAGYFLQGAFKFGGYELFKQQAINMIGYENAVNNKTAVYLASSATAEFFADIALCPLEATRIRLVSDPTYANGLIGGFSKMLKNEGVGAFYAGFGPILFKQVPYTMAKFVVFEKVVEAIYTKVDKSKTSDGMQTTINLGSGLIAGMAAAVVSQPADTMLSKINKTKGLPGEGTTSRLIKIGRELGFRGSYTGIGARLAMVGAITAGQFAIYGDIKKALGATGGVDLAVK; translated from the exons ATGGTTGGCTCTACTGGTTCAACAAAGGTGGATGCAGTCGTCCAACAGGTCGCTGCTAACACCCCAGAGAAGCTCAGTGGTTTCGCCCTTTACTCCAGATTCGCTTTGGCAGGAGCTGTCTGTTGTTCAGTCACCCACGGTGGTCTCACCCCCGTCGATGT CGTCAAGACCAGAATTCAACTCGACCCCGTCACATACAACAGAGGATTGATCGGAGGTTTCAGACAAGTTATTGCAAAGGAGGGAGCTTCTGCTCTTTTGACCGGTGCTGGACCAACTTTCGCTGGTTACTTCCTTCAAGGCGCATTCAAATTCGGAGGTTACGAACTCTTCAAGCAACAAGCCATTAACATGATCGGTTATGAAAATGCCGTCAACAACAAGACCGCTGTCTACTTGGCTTCCTCCGCTACCGCTGAATTCTTCGCTGATATCGCTCTTTGCCCTCTTGAGGCTACCCGTATTCGTTTGGTCTCTGACCCTACATACGCCAATGGTCTCATTGGTGGATTCTccaagatgttgaagaatgaGGGTGTTGGTGCCTTCTATGCTGGTTTCGGACCAATCTTGTTCAAGCA aGTTCCATATACCATGGCCAAGTTCGTCGTTTTCGAGAAGGTCGTTGAGGCTATCTACACCAAGGTCGACAAATCCAAGACTTCCGATGGAATGCAAACCACCATCAACTTGGGATCCGGTCTTATCGCCGGTATGGCTGCTGCCGTTGTCTCACAACCAGCTGATACCATGTTGTCAAAGATTAACAAGACCAAGGGTCTTCCAGGAGAGGGAACCACTTCCCGATTGATCAAGATCGGTAGAGAGTTGGGTTTCAGAGGTTCATACACTGGTATTGGTGCTCGTCTTGCTATGGTCGGTGCTATTACTGCCG GTCAATTCGCTATCTACGGTGATATCAAGAAGGCTCTCGGTGCCACTGGTGGTGTCGATTTGGCTGTTAAATAA